From Luteolibacter yonseiensis:
GCGTGCGGGGAAAGAAATAGGATCCGGGCCCCTTTTCGTCAAACCCTCATTTGGGGGGATCCATGGGAAGCAGCCGGCTCTTCCGTGAGCACTCGAGCCGCCACGCATCCCGCTCCGTCGGGCGGTATTTCCCGCAAAACGGCGGTAATTGCTGTTTAGCACGTGCCAACTCCGCCTGCCTGCCAAAAAGAATCCATCTGGCAATAACAGGCACCCCCTCCGCACGCCATCACACGATCGCGTAACACCCCTCCCCCCGATCGCGTTAGGGATCACCCCCCGATCACGTTAGTGCCGGAGGCGCATGAGCTGCTAGAATGTCCGGAGTGGCTCGGAATCATCCCGGGTCATCCCCCATGCAAGAATCATCCCCCACGTAATAATGTTTTTATGAACTCGCTTACTCTACTAACCATTTCGGGACTGTTGTCAATCACAGCCCACGGTGCCCTCATTGTTTCCTACGCCGAGGATTCGAACGACTTCAACTCCCGGCTGACCAACACCACGGTGTTCGACTTCGACAGTCTCTCCGGCGGTAACCGCACGAACGTGTCCTGGAACACGGTCGGGACCTATAACAATCTCTACATCAAGTCCGCCGACAAATTCGGCGGCGCGGGCAACCCCGGAGGATCGAAATACTCCGTGCAGGGCGCGAGCCTGGGCGCTGCCACCACCACCACCCTCACCCTCGTCGGCCAGCACGCCTATTTCGGCTTCTGGTGGTCCGCGGGTGATGCGAACAACGTCCTGAGCTTCTACAACAACAACGGTGTCACCGACACCCTTGTGGCGCAGTTTTCCACCTCCACCCTGTTGGCCGCCATCGCCGGATCCCCGGAATACAAGGGCAGTCCCGTGACGAACTACCTGAACCAGAATTCGGCCGAGGCCTACGCCTTCGTCAACCTCTTCGGTTCCTCGGGCAACACCTGGAACAAGATCGTCTTCAGCAACCTCGGCACCAGCGGCTTTGAAACCGACAACCACACCGACCGCGTGCTGCCATGGGGCAGCTATCCGGAAGAGGTGAACAAGCCCTATCCGGGCAAGGTCATCGCCAGCGTGTCCGGCACGACCGTGACGGTGATCCCGGAACCAAGTTCCGCGCTTCTGCCTCTCCTCGGTGCCGCTGTCCTCATCCCCCTGCGCCGCCGCCGCTGCTGATCGCGGGGCGCACGATGCGGGCCTGCCATCCCACCCCCGGGGAGGTCATGCCGCATCCGCACCCTAGGATCCATTGATTCGCAAAAGCCACGACGCGGCGGGACCTGTTTCCGGAACATTCCGATCACAGATCCCGCCCCGTCGCGCGCCGCCGGAAGACTTCGTCAGAAGGTCCCGCCCGAAGACTTCGCCCCGAAGCCTTCGGGCTAAGCCTTCGGGCTAAGCCTTCCGACGAAGGTAGATCCCACCATTTTCAAATGACGGACATCCCCCCGATCCCCCTGCCCCGGAACCTTGCTCCCATCGAAGTGCTCCGCCTCGCCGCCGAGCTCGCTTCGGTGTTGAACCTGCGTACCCAGGGCTTCCGCAGGTGCCGGGTGTCCGACGACTCCACCGGCCTGTGTTATTCGTTCGACACGATCAGCGACGCGCAGGTCTTTCTCGACAAGCGGACGAGGTCGCTGAGGGGGAAACCGGTTTTCCTCTTCGCCCGCGGGGCCGAGGTTTACGAATACCGGGACCAGAAGACGGACTGAGGGGATCGTTGCTGTAACAGACCGGCCGCACCCGTCTCACGTTCCGTCCGCCGCCGGACAGGATGTCCACGGCACGCAGCGTTCAAGATGAACGCGCTCCTTTCGCAAGGCCGCCTGGCGGAACGTCATACGAGCGGGGCGTTTTACCCGCGGGGCCTCATCCGGCGGGGCGTCGTCATTCTGACGACTGCTCCGGGGGACATCCTGTCCCCCGGAATCCCGACGCTATCGAGATGTCCGAAGTGCCCGGGCGGAACGGCCGAAACCAGACGGTAGCAACCAACCGCCACCACGACCTGCGGAATCTCACTCCACCGCGGTTTCGAGTTCCTGACGCGGGCCGAAGAACTCGAAGCGGACCTGTGCTCCGGGGATTCCCCAGGCGAGGAGCTGGCGGTAGATCGCCGCCATGAAGGGCTTGGGACCGCCGTCTGGATTCTTCAACCGTTCGTCATCCATCACGAACCCCTTGACGAGATATTTCTTCAAAATGGTGGATGCCCAGCGGCGGAACTGCACGCCCCGTGGAGAACGGACCCGGTAGCCCACGGCCAGGATGGCATCGAGGTTGTAAAGGGTGATGTTGCGCTGCACCTCGCGGTTGCCCTCGGTTTGAACTGTCAAGGAATCCTTGACAGTTGCGGCAGGGTCCAGCTCCCCGTCCTCAAAGAGATTCTTCAGATGGAGAGAGATATTCTGCTTGGTCGCATTGAAGAGTTCCGCCATCTCAAGCTGGGAAAGCCATACGGTATGATCCTTGACGAGAAGCCTGATCTGGCTGCGTCCGTCTTCCGTGGTGTAGAGGATGAGGTCGTTCATGGGGTGCGCTGGCATCGGATTCGAACGCCCGAACCGGTGGCGGTGAGCGGTTCCGATGCTGGCCAGCGATGGGGGACTTGCACGCTTTTTCGCCGCCGGTGCCTGAAGTCCCGAAGGCCCGTGATCGACCGAGAGCGGCGCGCCACGGATGCCGTCCCTTCAGGACTCGGTCCATCCGGGAAGCGCCACCCGGGGTTCCGCTTCGCTCACCCCGGGCTGTCCCATTTCGCACCGTTGGTGCTGAAGAAGCCCCGCTTCGGAGGCTTTGCCCGCCGCAGCCCGCCGATCCCCGATCCCCGATCCCCGATCCCCGATCCCCGATCCACGATCCACGATCCACGATCCACGATCCACGATCCACGATCCCAAATCACACCCAGATCGACTTCTGCTTCTTCTCTTTCGGATGTTCCTGGATCTCGAAGGTCTTGCGCTCGCGGCTGTTGAAGATGGCTTCCTCGCGGGTGATGGTTCCGGCGTTGAGAAGCTGGTTGATGCTGTCGTCGATGGTGCGGTTCCCCTCGCGGAAACCGATTTCCATGAGGCCCACGATCTGTTCCAGCTTGCGCTCGCGGATGCAGTTCCGCATCGCGTGGCTCGGCTTGAGGATTTCCGAGGCGAGGACGCGGCCCTTGCCATTGGCGCTGGGGATGAGCCGTTGGCTGATGATACCCTCCAGCGAGCCGGCGAGCTGGGTGACGATCTGCGCCTGCTGGTCCGCCGGGAACACGTCCACGATACGGTCGATGGTCTGCGGCGCGTCCGGCGTGTGGAGCGTGGCGAGCACGAGGTGGCCCGTCTCCGCCGCGGTCAGCGCGATCCGGATGGTCTCCAGGTCCCGGAGCTCCGAGACAACGATGACGTCCGGGTCCTGGCGCAGCGCCTGCCGCAGCGCCTTGGGGAAACTCTGGGTGTCCGTGCCGATCTCACGCTGCTTGATGAGGCAGGAGCGGTGCTGGTGCACGAACTCGATGGGGTCCTCCAGCGTGATGATGACGCCGTTCCGGTTGTCCGCGATGCGGTTCACCATGGACGCCAGCGTGGTGGATTTTCCGGAACCCGTGACCCCGGTGACGAGGACGAGACCGCCCCGCAGGTTGCACAGGTCGAACACCGGCGAGTGGTGGCCCAGATCCTCCAACCGCGGGACATGCTGGGAGATGAAACGGAACGCCGCCTCGGCATGGCCGCGCGCGATGTGGATGTTTCCACGGAAGCGGCCCACGTCGTTCACCTGCAGCGCGTAGTCCAGCTCCAGCTCCTGCTCGAGCTTGGCGCGCTGCGTCTCGGTGAGCGTGTCGAGGATGAGGTCCCGCACGGTGGAAGGATCCAGCAATTCCTGGTTGAAGGGAACGATGGAGCCGTTCACCCGCGCGCAGGCCGGTGCCCACGGGCTGAGATGGAGGTCCGAACCGCCGAGGGCGACGGTCTGGCGGAGGTAGTCGGTGATGTCGCTGGGCATGGTCGGGGTTTGTCAGGATCTGTTGGAAATGCCGCGCAGCGCACGGTCGAAGTCTTGCGGGCGGGTGCAGGCGTTGCGCGCAATCTCGGGCTCCAGATAGCCTTGTTGCACGGAGGCCACGAGGTACTCCAGCAGCGAGCAGTTCGAGGGATCGGTCGATTTCACCAGGTGGTCCTGGAGTTCCGGCAGCTTGTTTTCCAGGATCCAGTTGCGGGTGGCCGCCTCGTTCTGCATGTATTCCAGCGCGGGGAAAAGTCCTCCGCCCTTGCGCGGCAGCAGCCGCTGCGACATGATGCCGATGAGCTGCCCGGCGAGCAGGTGGAACGCCTCGTGCTGGCCCTGCTTGAGCAGATGGGAAAAGCGGTCCAGCGCCTCGATGACGCTGCTGCTGTGGAGCGTGGAAACCACGAGATGCCCGGTGGCCGCCGCCTGCAGCGCCGTCACGGCCGTCTCCTGGTCGCGGATTTCCCCGAGGAAGAGAATGTCCGGACTCTGCCGCAGCGCGGACCTCAGCCCGGTCGGGAAGTCCTTGGAATCCTGACGCATCTCCCGCTGGGAAAAAAGCGAGAGGTCGTTGGTGAAAAGATACTCGATGGGGTCTTCCAGCGTGACGATGTGCCTCGCGAAATGATGGTTCACCCAGTCCAGCGACGATGCGACGGTGGTGGACTTCCCGGCACCCGTCGGCCCGGTGATGAGGACCAGCCCCTGGCTCCGCTCCATCCAGGATTGCAGGAGCTCCGCGGGCAGTCCGAGCTCCACCAGCGGCGGGATCTCGTTGCGGATCGGCCGCATGACCGCCGCCAGCCGGCCCAGCGTGTGGTAGAGATTGACCCGCAACCTGCCGCCGCCCGGCACCCGCCACGAAAGGTCCGCCTCCAGATTGGACGCATGATCGACACCGCAGGATTTCCAGAACTCCTCCATCGTCACCCGCGGGATGGGACCGGGGTGGAGCAGCATCACCTCCCCCTCGCGGCGGACCCGCGGCGCTTCGTCTTCGAGAAGGAAAACGTCGTTCGCCTGGTCGGCGAAGGCGTCACGGATGAGTTGGTTCAGCGCGGAATTCATGCGGGCGGAAAATCTTTCGGATGCTTCCGCAGTGTTAGAAGAAGCAACGGGCATCACGAAGCTAAAAAGCCGCGGACGGATGAAATTGTCTGTGGAGGATGGCCATCGGGATTTCGGTCACCGTGCGCATTGGAGTGTCACAAGGGAAAATTCGTTCGCGAAGGACAGGGGGAAGGGTGGGGGAATGAATCCGGACTTCCCCCCATCCGCCCGCCTGCCGTACCGTTCCACGGGAACAAATGCGCCGCCACCTTCGGGTTTCTTTGTCATGAAAATGTCGGAACACATCTATCTTTTCACCATCACCGACCGATTCCATATCGAGGGCAGGGGACCCGTCGTGGTTCCGGGCATTCCTTGGACATACGAGGGACCGGTTGTCCGTCAAGGGGACGCCCTGATCCTGAGGACTCCGCTTGGCGGCATCATCCGCACATCCCTCGAAGCCATCGAAATGGTCAATTACAAGCCCGGCGGCCGACGGATTGAAGCGTCCGCCGTTTTATTGGCGAAAGGCCTGCACAAGTTTGACATTCCGATCGGGACGGAGGTCTATCTCGACTCCGCCGCCTCCTCTCAAGGTGCCGGTGGCGGAAGCTCCGGATGAATCCAACCTTCCCAATGCCCGGAGTCCGGCATATCCTCGCTAGGAAATGATAAAAACATCACGGGGATGTCTCTGGGCCGTGGTATTGGTCGTGGCCGCGATCGCCATAGTTTACCTGCAGGATGCGTTACTCCCTTCGCATGCCGCCGGCAATCTGCCGGAAGGAGCTACGGAGATTCAGGAATTTTACGCGGATTATGGGATTATCACTGGAGATTTCGTGAGATTGCTCAAGGCCCGCATTCCGGAAAACCAGGTGGCGGAGTATGCCAGGAAGGTGGGTGCGGTCGACAGGGCGGGGGACGGAGACAAAGGGAGATACCCCACATGGTCGCGGGAAGCGGACTGGTTCAAGCCACGGAAACCCCCGCTGTATTACCGCGTCGAGCCGGGCTACCGGCTGATCGTCGGTTGGGAGAACGGATACGTATATTACGATGCCTGCGCATGGTAGGACGACAAACGTATTCCACCGTGCGGAAGTGATGTGGCCGGTCTGCTCTTCCTCCGCGTCTTCCTCTCCGCTCTCCGCGACCTCCGCGTTTCGATTCCATCCGAATCCCATCCTTCTTCGCGCCTTTGCGGTAAATCTTCCATGACCGGGCACCCGGCCACTCACCCCAGCGGCAGCTCTCCCGCGAATCTCGCCACCTCCTCCGCCAGCCGCTCCCTCGCGGTCCGGAGGTAAAGCTCGTCCAGCTCGATGCCGGTGAACGCCGTGATCCTCTGCCGGTGCGCGGCGATGGCCGAGGTGCCGATGCCGAGAAACGGATCCAGCAACCGCGTCGCACTGCCCTTCCCGTGCAGCTTCACGCACTGCTCCACCAGCGCGATGGGAAAGGTGGCGGGGTGGGGGCGTTCCTTGTCGCGCGACATGATGGTGTCGTAGGGGATGAACCACGTGTTTCCCCGGCACCGCAGGTCCGCGCCGCCGGTGTGGCCCCAGCGGGCGATGTTCGACTTGTCCTGGTAAGGCACCCCCGCCGCGCGGCGGTCCAGGGGCACCTCGCCGTTCTTCGTGAGGTGGAAGACATACTCATGGCAGTCGTTCACGAAACGCTTCGAGTTGATCGGCTTGAAATGCCCCGCGCTGATCCTCTCCCCGCTCCGCGTCTCGATGGAGATGGACTTCACCCAATGGAACGTGTTCTGCAGGATGAAAAGCGGTTCCTCCCCGTCCGCCAGTTCCAGGATGAGCTGGTGCGGCATCAGCGGATTCGCCGGAGCCGCGCCCACGTTGAGGAAAAACGAACCATCGTCCGCCAGCACCCGCCTCACCTCCGCCACCCAGCTCCGGCACCACTTCAGATACTCCTTGCGCGGCGAGGTGTCCTTGAAGCTGTTATAATTGATGCCGAGGTTGTAAGGCGGCGAGGTGACGACCAGATCCTGCGATCCGGCGTCGAGGGTCTTTAGAATTTCGAGGCAATCGCCGTGGAGGAGATTCATGGAAGGTGGTGTCATTTCAGGCGCCGTTGGCTTCGGGATCTACCGCAAAGGAAACCGGACACCACGAAATTCACGAAGGATCACGAAAAATCGGATTGATGCGAATTTCCCGTCAGTCATCCGATCGCCGGGCCGCGTGATGGATATGATTCCCCTTTCGCGCTTTTTCGTGAATGTCGTGGTTCTGATACCTCTTCAGGCAACGCTACCTTTTCCATCCCGCTTTGCGACCCTTTGCGGCCTTCGAGACTTTGCGGTGAAAAAATCGAACCCATCAGGCATGATGCAGCAGGATCGAGTTCGCCGCGAAGTGGTCGGAGAGAAGGTCCGAAACGATCACCAGCGGAGTGCCCGGGCGGATGAGGTCGTCCTTCTTCAAAAGCTCGCTGACGCGCTCGATGGTCTCCTCGATGTTCGACGCGAAGGCCAGCTTGAACGAACGCACGCCACGGGTCAGCGCGAGCTGGCGGCAGACGCGGTCCGTCGGGGTGAAGGCATAGAAACCGGAGGTGCGCGGGCGGAGCATCGCCACGTGGTTCGCGAGCACGCCACGGCGGGTGAGCACCACGAGGCGGGCGTCCGGCAGGGAATCCGCCAGGGTCACCGCGGCGCGCGCCGTCTTCTGCCGCTCGTCGCGCAGCAGCACGTTCTGGCCGAAGCCGTGGCCGCCGGAACGTTCGATGCGCGAGGAAATCCGCACCAGCGCGTCCACGCAGCGTTCCGGGTAGCGGCCCACCGAGGTCTCGCCGGAGAGCATCAGGCAGTCCGCCTCCTCGTAGGCGGCGTTCATCACGTCCGTGACTTCCGCGCGGGTGGGGGTGGGGTTGAGGATCATCGACTCCAGCAACTGCGTCGCGACGATGACGCGCGTGCCGAGCTCGTGGCAGCACTTGACGATCCGGCGCTGGAGGATGGGCAGCTCCTCGAACTCCACCTCCGTCCCCAGGTCGCCGCGGGCCACCATGATGACGTCCGCCGCGTTGATGATCGCGTCGATGTTGCGGATGGCCTCCTGGTCCTCGACCTTGGCGACGATCTGCGCCTCGCCCTCGAGCTTCTCCATCGCGGCGCGCAGTTCATGGACGTGGGCGGAGTCGCGGACGAAGGATCCGGCGATGTAGTCCGCCTCGCACTCCACGGCGAGAGCGAGGTCCTTGTGATCCTTTTCCGTCAGGGCCGGCAGGTTGAGGCGGGTGCCGGGAAGATTGATGTGGCGGCGGGAACCCATGGTGCCCGGAGTCTTCACGTGACAAAGCACGCGGTCCGCCTCCACCACGTCGATGCGCATGAGCAGCGCTCCGTTGTCCACCACCAGCGTGTTCCCCACGGAAACGTCGCCCATCAGGCCGTCATAGTTCACCGTGGTGGATAGCGTCACCGTCGGATCCGCGCCGACCTTGCGGAACTCCACCACATCGCCCTCCAGCAGGTTGTAGGGTTTTTCCAGATCACCCGTGCGGATGGACGGGCCGGTCAGGTCGAACAGCACGGCGATGTTCGCATTCCGTTCGGCGGCCTGGCGGCGCACGCGCTTCGCCATCTCCGCCGCCCACTCGTGCTTGGCGTGGCTCATGTTCAGGCGGAAGACGTTCGTGCCGCCGTCGATGAGCTTGCCGATCATTTCTTCGGATTCGGTCGCGGGGCCAAGGGTGATGATGATCTTCGATTTGCGTGACATGATTTTGGAAAGTGGTTGGCTCGGCACGGAGCGGTGCCGCAGCGATGAAACACACTCCCGGGAAACCAAGCAAGACCGTATGCCCGTGCCGGATCGAGGGATTTGTTTTTGAATTTTTTCAGAACCATCAATGAGGTCCACCACCAAGACGCCAAGACGCCAAGATTCGGAAAAAGTCCCGGACTTGCGTTTTTGCCTTCCTCTTGTTCTTGGCGCTCTTGGCGTCTTGGCGGTAAAATCCTTTTCAATGACAGAGGACCCCCGCCGCCCGGCCATGAATCCCCCCGGAAAAGTCCCCGGAAATCCTCCGCAAATCCTGAATTCCGCCCTGTGACGAATAAAACCCCTGTCCCGGGATTGACGTAAGCGGCTCTGCCCGCTGAGATTCCCGCCCCCGCCGAGCGGCGGACTTTGCCATGGACTACACCGCGAAAATCGCAACCAACGTCGCCTCCATCCCACGATCCGGGATCCGCGACTTCTTCGAACTCGTACAAGGCCGGGATGATGTCATCTCCCTCGGCGTGGGCGAGCCTGACTTTGTCACTCCATGGCACATTCGCGAGGCCGCCATCTACTCGCTGGAAAAGGGGCAGACGACCTACACGTCGAATCTCGGCCTGCTTTCCCTGCGGAAATCGATTTCCAAATACGTGGACGACTTCTTCCACGTGCAATACGAACCTGCGAAAGAGGTCCTCGTCACCGTCGGCGTCTCCGAGGCGATCGACATCGCCCTGCGCGCCCTGCTGAACCCCGGCGACGAGGTCATCTACCACGAGCCGTGCTACGTTTCCTACAGCCCTAGCATCGTCATGGCGCACGGCGTCCCGGTGCCGGTGGTCACGACCAAGGAGGACGAGTTCTCGCTCAAGCCGGACAAGGTCGCCGCCGCCATCACGCCGAAGACCCGCATCATCTTCATCAACTTCCCGACCAATCCCACCGGTGCCTGCGCCTCGCGCGAGGACCTCGAGGGCATCGCCGCACTCGCGATCAAGCACGACCTCCTCGTCCTCACCGACGAGATCTACAGCGAGCTCCGCTACGACGAGACGAACCCGCACGTCTCCATCGCCTCGCTGCCCGGGATGAAGGAGCGCACCATCCTCCTGCACGGCTTCTCCAAGGCCTTCGCGATGACCGGCTTCCGCCTCGGCTACGCCTGCGCGCCGCAGCCCATCATCGAGGCCATGATGAAGATCCACCAATACTCCATGCTCTGCGCTCCCATCATGAGCCAGAACGCCGCCATCGAGGCGCTGGAAAACGGCCAGCCCGCGATGATCGAGATGCGCAACAGCTACCACCAGCGGCGTGATTTCCTCGTCAAGCGGCTCAACGAGATCGGCCTCGACTGCCACACCCCCGGCGGCGCGTTCTACGTCTTCCCGGACATCCGCAGCACCGGCCTCTCCAGCAAGGAATTCGCCATGCGCCTGCTCGAGGAGGAAAGCGTCGCCTGCGTGCCCGGCAGCGCCTTCGGCGAATCCGGCGAGGGCTTCCTGCGCTGCTGCTACGCCACCGCCTTCGACGACATCCGCACCGCCACCGACAAGATGGAGCGCTTCGTGAACCGCCTGAAAAACGCATGAACGCCACGCCCGCCACGCAGGATCCCGAGCGCCTCACCCAGGCGCACGTCATCCCGTTCGTGGTGTTCATGTCGTTCATGCTCCTGCTGCAGCTCGTCGGCGGCTTCATCGAGTGGAAACACCCGGACGCCCCGTGGTGGCGGCAGGAACCCGCGCAATTCATCTACCCCATCCAGACGATGGTGACGCTCGGCGTCCTCATCCGCTACTGGCGTCATTTCACCTTCAACTGGTCGGTGAAATGGTCGCTCGCCGCCGTGGTCTTCGGCGCGGTCGGCATCGGCTTCTGGCTGCTGCCCACCGTGCTCCACGACGCCTGGGGCCTCACCGGGAAAACCGAAGGCATTCTCAAGCTCCTCGGCGTGACCGAGCGCAAGGAAGGCTTCGATCCCGGGATCTTCCAAAACCCCGTGGCCTACTGGACCTCGCTGGTTTTCCGCTTCTTCCGCGCCGCCGTCATCGTCGCCTTCGTCGAGGAAATCTTCTGGCGCGGCTTCCTCATGCGCTTCGTCTGCGATTGGGAAGGGGACTACTGGAAACAACCCTTCGGCCGCGCCCGCTGGATCTCCTACCTCGTCGTCACCGGCCTCTTCATGGCTGCCCACGCGCCCGTCGACTACGCCGGCGCCTTCATCTACGGCAGTCTCACCTACCTGCTCTGCGTCTGGAGCAAGAATCTCGGCGCCTGCGTCATCATGCACGGCGTCGCGAACCTCCTCATGGGCCTCTACATCATGCGGACCGGGAACTACGGACTCTGGTGAGTTTCCAACATCGGTAACTTTTCAGGATCATGACACCCCGGCAACTGTACGATGAACTGGTTGCTCAAGGGTGTGATCCGAAAAACTTTCAAATAGAGGGGCTGGGCGGCATTTCTGATGTGTATTGCCTGGCAGACCGTGGCGGCGGCCGTTGGGAGGTATTCTATTCCGAGTGTGGTATCGAGTCTCCACCAGAATTTTTTTCCCGTGATCGGAGCGAGGCGTATGAGCATTTTCGGACAAAAATCCTCTC
This genomic window contains:
- a CDS encoding type IV pilus twitching motility protein PilT; amino-acid sequence: MPSDITDYLRQTVALGGSDLHLSPWAPACARVNGSIVPFNQELLDPSTVRDLILDTLTETQRAKLEQELELDYALQVNDVGRFRGNIHIARGHAEAAFRFISQHVPRLEDLGHHSPVFDLCNLRGGLVLVTGVTGSGKSTTLASMVNRIADNRNGVIITLEDPIEFVHQHRSCLIKQREIGTDTQSFPKALRQALRQDPDVIVVSELRDLETIRIALTAAETGHLVLATLHTPDAPQTIDRIVDVFPADQQAQIVTQLAGSLEGIISQRLIPSANGKGRVLASEILKPSHAMRNCIRERKLEQIVGLMEIGFREGNRTIDDSINQLLNAGTITREEAIFNSRERKTFEIQEHPKEKKQKSIWV
- a CDS encoding type IV pilus twitching motility protein PilT, yielding MNSALNQLIRDAFADQANDVFLLEDEAPRVRREGEVMLLHPGPIPRVTMEEFWKSCGVDHASNLEADLSWRVPGGGRLRVNLYHTLGRLAAVMRPIRNEIPPLVELGLPAELLQSWMERSQGLVLITGPTGAGKSTTVASSLDWVNHHFARHIVTLEDPIEYLFTNDLSLFSQREMRQDSKDFPTGLRSALRQSPDILFLGEIRDQETAVTALQAAATGHLVVSTLHSSSVIEALDRFSHLLKQGQHEAFHLLAGQLIGIMSQRLLPRKGGGLFPALEYMQNEAATRNWILENKLPELQDHLVKSTDPSNCSLLEYLVASVQQGYLEPEIARNACTRPQDFDRALRGISNRS
- a CDS encoding DNA-methyltransferase, with translation MNLLHGDCLEILKTLDAGSQDLVVTSPPYNLGINYNSFKDTSPRKEYLKWCRSWVAEVRRVLADDGSFFLNVGAAPANPLMPHQLILELADGEEPLFILQNTFHWVKSISIETRSGERISAGHFKPINSKRFVNDCHEYVFHLTKNGEVPLDRRAAGVPYQDKSNIARWGHTGGADLRCRGNTWFIPYDTIMSRDKERPHPATFPIALVEQCVKLHGKGSATRLLDPFLGIGTSAIAAHRQRITAFTGIELDELYLRTARERLAEEVARFAGELPLG
- the pyk gene encoding pyruvate kinase, which produces MSRKSKIIITLGPATESEEMIGKLIDGGTNVFRLNMSHAKHEWAAEMAKRVRRQAAERNANIAVLFDLTGPSIRTGDLEKPYNLLEGDVVEFRKVGADPTVTLSTTVNYDGLMGDVSVGNTLVVDNGALLMRIDVVEADRVLCHVKTPGTMGSRRHINLPGTRLNLPALTEKDHKDLALAVECEADYIAGSFVRDSAHVHELRAAMEKLEGEAQIVAKVEDQEAIRNIDAIINAADVIMVARGDLGTEVEFEELPILQRRIVKCCHELGTRVIVATQLLESMILNPTPTRAEVTDVMNAAYEEADCLMLSGETSVGRYPERCVDALVRISSRIERSGGHGFGQNVLLRDERQKTARAAVTLADSLPDARLVVLTRRGVLANHVAMLRPRTSGFYAFTPTDRVCRQLALTRGVRSFKLAFASNIEETIERVSELLKKDDLIRPGTPLVIVSDLLSDHFAANSILLHHA
- a CDS encoding aminotransferase class I/II-fold pyridoxal phosphate-dependent enzyme, with product MDYTAKIATNVASIPRSGIRDFFELVQGRDDVISLGVGEPDFVTPWHIREAAIYSLEKGQTTYTSNLGLLSLRKSISKYVDDFFHVQYEPAKEVLVTVGVSEAIDIALRALLNPGDEVIYHEPCYVSYSPSIVMAHGVPVPVVTTKEDEFSLKPDKVAAAITPKTRIIFINFPTNPTGACASREDLEGIAALAIKHDLLVLTDEIYSELRYDETNPHVSIASLPGMKERTILLHGFSKAFAMTGFRLGYACAPQPIIEAMMKIHQYSMLCAPIMSQNAAIEALENGQPAMIEMRNSYHQRRDFLVKRLNEIGLDCHTPGGAFYVFPDIRSTGLSSKEFAMRLLEEESVACVPGSAFGESGEGFLRCCYATAFDDIRTATDKMERFVNRLKNA
- a CDS encoding CAAX prenyl protease-related protein, whose amino-acid sequence is MNATPATQDPERLTQAHVIPFVVFMSFMLLLQLVGGFIEWKHPDAPWWRQEPAQFIYPIQTMVTLGVLIRYWRHFTFNWSVKWSLAAVVFGAVGIGFWLLPTVLHDAWGLTGKTEGILKLLGVTERKEGFDPGIFQNPVAYWTSLVFRFFRAAVIVAFVEEIFWRGFLMRFVCDWEGDYWKQPFGRARWISYLVVTGLFMAAHAPVDYAGAFIYGSLTYLLCVWSKNLGACVIMHGVANLLMGLYIMRTGNYGLW